The following proteins are encoded in a genomic region of Oncorhynchus gorbuscha isolate QuinsamMale2020 ecotype Even-year linkage group LG11, OgorEven_v1.0, whole genome shotgun sequence:
- the LOC123989498 gene encoding NACHT, LRR and PYD domains-containing protein 3-like isoform X1, with amino-acid sequence METPVPELLLATLEDNLCEKKLKKFKWHLVQGVKGFPQHIPKARLDKADHQDTVDKMVETYGLEGAKMITLEVLKKMKLIDLTNMWTEPAARSSPAVVQKVRDELKSYLKKKYDQIYEGTSKKGDFVYLNKIYTELYVIDGAMGGVSGDHEVRCLDSRTPATEETVKLSEIFKPQPDQKKRIRTVLSLGIAGVGKTVSVQKFILDWTEGKENQDIDFIIPLPFRQINKIREEDCSLIDLLHQFFPFMEPIDTLEEGFKVLFIFDGLDESRLPLALNHNKDVAKDTKTAPLDVLITNLITGQLLPSALIWITSRPAAANQIDRNYIHQWTEIRGFNDPQKEEYFRKRFCNDDQAYRIINHIKSSRSLHIMCHIPVFCWISATVLNDILGKTKSGEMPKTLTKMYEHFLLCQTDKMTEQKYPTGSKNAVLQLAKLAFCQLQKGQLIFYEKDLRESGIDIEVAIVYSGVCTEIFLEEEKVFSFVHLSVQEFLAALYAYHCHTTDNNNVLLPKLTRKHSIFCFECIPQSWKSVFDLHKTAIDKALESQNGHLDLFLRFLLGLSLESNQRLLSGILPETKDREDIEKTVSYIKEKIREDLSPEKSINLFHCLSELKDESLVLEIQSYLRSGSLPVNNLSPTQWSALTFVLMTSEETQEVFDLKKYIRSEEGLLKLLAVITSCRCALLDSCNLTARCCEMLAKAIGSNSSYMRELDLSDNDLQDSGVKLLSAGLRSPICKLETLRLNRCNLTKNCCVALASALTPRSNTSHLRKLDLSDNNLQDSGVQKLSDRLNDPQCKLETLGLSLCGVTEKGCAYLASALRSNPDHLKELDLSYNHPGDSGVKLLSAGQHTVRFHPGGEYWFSVRYACNLTLDPNTTFRNLSLSEENRKVTWVTTKQPYPDHPERFHDYAQVLCREGLTGRCYWEVEWSGNRVEIGMTYKGISRRGQIDDCVLGHNDKSWCLDCDGNQYTAWHNDEDTVISVSSRSNRVGVSLIWSDGSLSFYSISSSNTLTHLYTFHTKFTEPLYPGFNITNNSSVTLCHRYRMRSSQAQFPPYIGKSLIHYATE; translated from the exons cccGGAGTAGTCCAGCAGTGGTTCAGAAAGTCAGAG ATGAACTGAAATCGTACCTAAAGAAGAAGTATGACCAAATATATGAGGGGACATCAAAGAAAGGGGATTTTGTCTATCTAAACAAGATCTACACTGAGCTTTACGTGATAGATGGGGCCATGGGAGGGGTCAGTGGTGATCATGAGGTCAGATGTCTGGATTCCAGAACACCAGCCACAGAAGAGACTGTTAAGCTCAGTGAAATATTCAAACCCCAGCCTGATCAGAAGAAACGAATCAGAACAGTGCTTTCACTGGGCATCGCTGGCGTGGGAAAAACTGTCTCTGTACAGAAGTTTATTCTCGACTGGACAGAAGGAAAGGAGAACCAGGACATTGACTTCATCATTCCACTTCCTTTTCGCCAAATCAATAAAATAAGAGAGGAAGACTGCAGTCTGATTGACCTGCTTCATCAGTTCTTCCCCTTCATGGAACCAATCGATACTCTGGAGGAAGGTTTTAAGGTTCTGTTCATCTTTGATGGTCTGGATGAGAGTCGGCTCCCTCTGGCCCTTAATCATAATAAAGATGTGGCTAAAGACACAAAAACAGCCCCGCTGGACGTCCTGATCACAAACCTCATCACAGGACAGCTCCTCCCTTCTGCTCTCATCTGGATAACCTCCCGACCTGCAGCAGCCAATCAGATTGATCGAAACTACATCCACCAGTGGACCGAGATACGAGGTTTCAATGACCCTCAGAAGGAGGAGTACTTCAGGAAGAGATTCTGTAATGATGACCAGGCCTACAGAATCATCAACCATATAAAGTCTTCAAGGAGCCTCCACATTATGTGTCACATACCAGTGTTTTGTTGGATTTCAGCCACTGTTCTGAATGATATCCTGGGTAAAACAAAGAGTGGAGAGATGCCAAAGACTCTGACTAAAATGTACGAACACTTCCTGCTCTGCCAGACTGATAAAATGACAGAACAGAAGTATCCCACAGGTAGTAAAAACGCTGTCCTTCAACTTGCAAAACTAGCATTCTGTCAACTGCAAAAAGGACAATTGATTTTCTATGAGAAAGACCTGCGAGAGAGTGGTATTGACATTGAGGTGGCTATAGTGTACTCGGGTGTGTGCACTGAAATATTTCTGGAGGAGGAGAAAGTTTTTAGCTTTGTGCATCTCAGTGTTCAGGAGTTCCTTGCAGCTCTATATGCTTACCACTGTCACACAACAGACAACAACAATGTACTTCTCCCAAAGCTGACAAGGAAACATTCAATATTTTGTTTTGAATGTATTCCACAGTCTTGGAAATCTGTGTTTGACTTACATAAGACGGCAATCGACAAAGCCTTAGAGAGCCAGAATGGACACTTGGACCTTTTCCTCCGCTTCCTGCTTGGTCTTTCACTGGAGTCCAATCAGAGACTCCTGAGTGGAATCCTACCAGAGACAAAGGACAGAGAGGACATTGAGAAAACAGTCAGCTACATCAAGGAGAAAATCCGAGAGGACCTTTCTCCAGAGAAGAGCATCAACCTGTTCCACTGTCTGAGTGAGCTGAAGGATGAGTCTCTGGTGCTGGAGATCCAGAGCTATCTGAGATCGGGGAGTCTGCCAGTGAATAACCTGTCACCTACACAGTGGTCAGCACTTACCTTTGTGTTAATGACATCTGAGGAAACTCAAGAGGTGTTTGACCTGAAGAAATACATCAGATCAGAGGAGGGCCTCCTGAAGCTGTTGGCAGTCATCACCTCCTGCAGGTGTGCTCT ACTAGATAGCTGTAACCTTACAGCAAGATGCTGTGAAATGTTGGCAAAAGCTATTGGCTCAAACTCCTCTTACAtgagagagctggacctgagtGACAATGACCTACAGGATTCAGGAGTGAAactgctctctgctggactgaGGAGTCCAATCTGCAAACTGGAGACACTAAG actGAATAGATGTAACCTCACAAAGAACTGCTGTGTAGCATTGGCCTCAGCTCTGACTCCGAGGTCAAACACCTCACACCTAAGGAAGCTGGACCTGAGTGACAACAATCTACAAGACTCAGGGGTCCAGAAGCTTTCTGATAGACTGAATGATCCACAATGTAAACTGGAGACACTGGG GTTGTCACTCTGCGGAGTCACCGAGAAAGGCTGTGCTTATCTGGCttcagctctgaggtcaaaccccGACCACCTGAAAGAGTTGGACCTGAGCTACAATCACCCAGGAGATTCAGGAGTAaagctgctctctgctggacAACATACAGTCAG GTTTCACCCTGGGGGAGAATACTGGTTCAGCGTTAGAT ATGCCTGTAACCTCACACTGGACCCAAACACAACATTCAGAAATCTATCTTTGTCTGAGGAGAACAGGAAGGTGACATGGGTGACCACGAAGCAGCCATACCCTGATCACCCTGAGAGATTTCACGACTATGCACAGGTGCTGTGTAGAGAGGGTCTGACTGGCCGCTGCTACTGGGAGGTCGAGTGGAGTGGGAATAGGGTTGAAATAGGTATGACATATAAAGGAATCAGCAGAAGAGGACAGATAGATGACTGTGTTTTGGGACACAATGACAAATCCTGGTGTCTAGATTGTGATGGTAACCAATACACTGCCTGGCACAATGATGAGGACACTGTCATATCTGTCTCCTCTCGCTCCAACAGAGTAGGAGTGTCTCTGATTTGGTCGGACGGCAGTTTGTCCTTCTATAGCATCTCTTCTTCTAACACGTTGACACACCTGTACACATTCCATACCAAATTCACCGAGCCCCTCTATCCAGGGTTTAATATTACAAACAACTCTTCAGTGACTTTGTGTCATAGATACCGAATGAGAAGTTCCCAGGCTCAATTTCCACCGTATATAGGCAAGAGCCTGATACACTATGCAACAGAGTGA
- the LOC123989498 gene encoding NACHT, LRR and PYD domains-containing protein 3-like isoform X2, with amino-acid sequence METPVPELLLATLEDNLCEKKLKKFKWHLVQGVKGFPQHIPKARLDKADHQDTVDKMVETYGLEGAKMITLEVLKKMKLIDLTNMWTEPAARSSPAVVQKVRDELKSYLKKKYDQIYEGTSKKGDFVYLNKIYTELYVIDGAMGGVSGDHEVRCLDSRTPATEETVKLSEIFKPQPDQKKRIRTVLSLGIAGVGKTVSVQKFILDWTEGKENQDIDFIIPLPFRQINKIREEDCSLIDLLHQFFPFMEPIDTLEEGFKVLFIFDGLDESRLPLALNHNKDVAKDTKTAPLDVLITNLITGQLLPSALIWITSRPAAANQIDRNYIHQWTEIRGFNDPQKEEYFRKRFCNDDQAYRIINHIKSSRSLHIMCHIPVFCWISATVLNDILGKTKSGEMPKTLTKMYEHFLLCQTDKMTEQKYPTGSKNAVLQLAKLAFCQLQKGQLIFYEKDLRESGIDIEVAIVYSGVCTEIFLEEEKVFSFVHLSVQEFLAALYAYHCHTTDNNNVLLPKLTRKHSIFCFECIPQSWKSVFDLHKTAIDKALESQNGHLDLFLRFLLGLSLESNQRLLSGILPETKDREDIEKTVSYIKEKIREDLSPEKSINLFHCLSELKDESLVLEIQSYLRSGSLPVNNLSPTQWSALTFVLMTSEETQEVFDLKKYIRSEEGLLKLLAVITSCRLDSCNLTARCCEMLAKAIGSNSSYMRELDLSDNDLQDSGVKLLSAGLRSPICKLETLRLNRCNLTKNCCVALASALTPRSNTSHLRKLDLSDNNLQDSGVQKLSDRLNDPQCKLETLGLSLCGVTEKGCAYLASALRSNPDHLKELDLSYNHPGDSGVKLLSAGQHTVRFHPGGEYWFSVRYACNLTLDPNTTFRNLSLSEENRKVTWVTTKQPYPDHPERFHDYAQVLCREGLTGRCYWEVEWSGNRVEIGMTYKGISRRGQIDDCVLGHNDKSWCLDCDGNQYTAWHNDEDTVISVSSRSNRVGVSLIWSDGSLSFYSISSSNTLTHLYTFHTKFTEPLYPGFNITNNSSVTLCHRYRMRSSQAQFPPYIGKSLIHYATE; translated from the exons cccGGAGTAGTCCAGCAGTGGTTCAGAAAGTCAGAG ATGAACTGAAATCGTACCTAAAGAAGAAGTATGACCAAATATATGAGGGGACATCAAAGAAAGGGGATTTTGTCTATCTAAACAAGATCTACACTGAGCTTTACGTGATAGATGGGGCCATGGGAGGGGTCAGTGGTGATCATGAGGTCAGATGTCTGGATTCCAGAACACCAGCCACAGAAGAGACTGTTAAGCTCAGTGAAATATTCAAACCCCAGCCTGATCAGAAGAAACGAATCAGAACAGTGCTTTCACTGGGCATCGCTGGCGTGGGAAAAACTGTCTCTGTACAGAAGTTTATTCTCGACTGGACAGAAGGAAAGGAGAACCAGGACATTGACTTCATCATTCCACTTCCTTTTCGCCAAATCAATAAAATAAGAGAGGAAGACTGCAGTCTGATTGACCTGCTTCATCAGTTCTTCCCCTTCATGGAACCAATCGATACTCTGGAGGAAGGTTTTAAGGTTCTGTTCATCTTTGATGGTCTGGATGAGAGTCGGCTCCCTCTGGCCCTTAATCATAATAAAGATGTGGCTAAAGACACAAAAACAGCCCCGCTGGACGTCCTGATCACAAACCTCATCACAGGACAGCTCCTCCCTTCTGCTCTCATCTGGATAACCTCCCGACCTGCAGCAGCCAATCAGATTGATCGAAACTACATCCACCAGTGGACCGAGATACGAGGTTTCAATGACCCTCAGAAGGAGGAGTACTTCAGGAAGAGATTCTGTAATGATGACCAGGCCTACAGAATCATCAACCATATAAAGTCTTCAAGGAGCCTCCACATTATGTGTCACATACCAGTGTTTTGTTGGATTTCAGCCACTGTTCTGAATGATATCCTGGGTAAAACAAAGAGTGGAGAGATGCCAAAGACTCTGACTAAAATGTACGAACACTTCCTGCTCTGCCAGACTGATAAAATGACAGAACAGAAGTATCCCACAGGTAGTAAAAACGCTGTCCTTCAACTTGCAAAACTAGCATTCTGTCAACTGCAAAAAGGACAATTGATTTTCTATGAGAAAGACCTGCGAGAGAGTGGTATTGACATTGAGGTGGCTATAGTGTACTCGGGTGTGTGCACTGAAATATTTCTGGAGGAGGAGAAAGTTTTTAGCTTTGTGCATCTCAGTGTTCAGGAGTTCCTTGCAGCTCTATATGCTTACCACTGTCACACAACAGACAACAACAATGTACTTCTCCCAAAGCTGACAAGGAAACATTCAATATTTTGTTTTGAATGTATTCCACAGTCTTGGAAATCTGTGTTTGACTTACATAAGACGGCAATCGACAAAGCCTTAGAGAGCCAGAATGGACACTTGGACCTTTTCCTCCGCTTCCTGCTTGGTCTTTCACTGGAGTCCAATCAGAGACTCCTGAGTGGAATCCTACCAGAGACAAAGGACAGAGAGGACATTGAGAAAACAGTCAGCTACATCAAGGAGAAAATCCGAGAGGACCTTTCTCCAGAGAAGAGCATCAACCTGTTCCACTGTCTGAGTGAGCTGAAGGATGAGTCTCTGGTGCTGGAGATCCAGAGCTATCTGAGATCGGGGAGTCTGCCAGTGAATAACCTGTCACCTACACAGTGGTCAGCACTTACCTTTGTGTTAATGACATCTGAGGAAACTCAAGAGGTGTTTGACCTGAAGAAATACATCAGATCAGAGGAGGGCCTCCTGAAGCTGTTGGCAGTCATCACCTCCTGCAG ACTAGATAGCTGTAACCTTACAGCAAGATGCTGTGAAATGTTGGCAAAAGCTATTGGCTCAAACTCCTCTTACAtgagagagctggacctgagtGACAATGACCTACAGGATTCAGGAGTGAAactgctctctgctggactgaGGAGTCCAATCTGCAAACTGGAGACACTAAG actGAATAGATGTAACCTCACAAAGAACTGCTGTGTAGCATTGGCCTCAGCTCTGACTCCGAGGTCAAACACCTCACACCTAAGGAAGCTGGACCTGAGTGACAACAATCTACAAGACTCAGGGGTCCAGAAGCTTTCTGATAGACTGAATGATCCACAATGTAAACTGGAGACACTGGG GTTGTCACTCTGCGGAGTCACCGAGAAAGGCTGTGCTTATCTGGCttcagctctgaggtcaaaccccGACCACCTGAAAGAGTTGGACCTGAGCTACAATCACCCAGGAGATTCAGGAGTAaagctgctctctgctggacAACATACAGTCAG GTTTCACCCTGGGGGAGAATACTGGTTCAGCGTTAGAT ATGCCTGTAACCTCACACTGGACCCAAACACAACATTCAGAAATCTATCTTTGTCTGAGGAGAACAGGAAGGTGACATGGGTGACCACGAAGCAGCCATACCCTGATCACCCTGAGAGATTTCACGACTATGCACAGGTGCTGTGTAGAGAGGGTCTGACTGGCCGCTGCTACTGGGAGGTCGAGTGGAGTGGGAATAGGGTTGAAATAGGTATGACATATAAAGGAATCAGCAGAAGAGGACAGATAGATGACTGTGTTTTGGGACACAATGACAAATCCTGGTGTCTAGATTGTGATGGTAACCAATACACTGCCTGGCACAATGATGAGGACACTGTCATATCTGTCTCCTCTCGCTCCAACAGAGTAGGAGTGTCTCTGATTTGGTCGGACGGCAGTTTGTCCTTCTATAGCATCTCTTCTTCTAACACGTTGACACACCTGTACACATTCCATACCAAATTCACCGAGCCCCTCTATCCAGGGTTTAATATTACAAACAACTCTTCAGTGACTTTGTGTCATAGATACCGAATGAGAAGTTCCCAGGCTCAATTTCCACCGTATATAGGCAAGAGCCTGATACACTATGCAACAGAGTGA